One genomic segment of Arachis duranensis cultivar V14167 chromosome 4, aradu.V14167.gnm2.J7QH, whole genome shotgun sequence includes these proteins:
- the LOC107486355 gene encoding uncharacterized protein LOC107486355, translated as MAFRAVTVAIALDTVCSCHHPPRSFHSLMAVFFNVVGGWTLAKTARNLAITTAIYSSFMEFPIPKGVAFIGEVGLGGELHMVPKIEKKVNTVVKLGYRTYVVPN; from the exons ATGGCCTTCCGCGCAGTCACAGTCGCAATCGCCCTCGACACAGTTTGCAGCTGCCATCATCCTCCGCGCAGTTTCCACTCGCTCATG GCTGTGTTTTTTAATGTTGTTGGTGGATGGACACTTGCAAAGACCGCTAGAAATCTTGCAATAACAACTGCAATTTATAGCAG TTTCATGGAGTTCCCTATCCCAAAAGGtgttgcattcataggtgaaGTTGGCCTCGGTGGAGAGCTGCACATG GTtccaaaaatagagaaaaaggtAAACACTGTGGTAAAGCTAGGCTACAGAACTTATGTTGTACCAAACTAA